The following nucleotide sequence is from Halomonas chromatireducens.
GCTCTCCTACCAGTACCTGGTTGGTTCCACCGTGGATTACGAAGAGGGCCTGGCCGGCGCCCGCTTCCTGGTCCAGAACCCCAACGCCACCACCACCTGCGGCTGCGGTGCTTCCTTCATGGTCTAGCCTGCCATCATTTTAGCGATTTCTTACTCTCCGACTTGACGCTTTTCGGGATTCTAACCATGTTGAATGGGGTGAATCCCATGAAAAACGTCCTATAACGGGGAGTTCAATGAAACGTTCTTGCTTTACTTCAGCCCGATTCAAGCAAACCCTCCTGGTCTCTTCCCTGGCGCTAAGCCTTGGCCTTTCCGCGGCAGCCCTGGCTGACAGACCTACCGTGAAGGTGGTCACCGACCCCAGTTTTGTCCCCTTCGAGATGCTCGATCCCGATACCGGCGAGATGATCGGTTTCGACATGGACATCATCAATGAAGTCGCCGAGCGGGCCGGTTTCGAGGTAGACCTGACCACCATGGAATTCGCCGGCATCATCCCGGCGGTACAGACCGGCAGCCAGGAAATCGCCATCGCCGGTGTCACCATCACCGAAGAGCGCGCGGAGATCGTCGACTTCTCGGACCCCTACTACGACTCCGGCCTGCAGATCATCGTGCGCGCCGACAACGACAGCGTGGAAACCATCGAGGACCTCGAGGGACTCTCTGTCGCCACCCGCATTGGTTCCACCAGCTACGACTTCCTGCAGGACACCCTTGGCGACAGTGCCGACATCACCCCCTACCCGGGCAACAGCGACATGTACATGGCGCTGCTGGGACGTAACGTGGCGCCTTCGCCGTGGGCGATCAGCCGAGGTAGAAGCAATCGGGTCACACTCACCAGGCCTTTGACATTGGTATCGATCATGGCGTGCCAGTCTTCAAGGTCGGCCTCCTGGGCTGGACCCTTGCCCAGCGCCACGCCGGCATTGTTGAGCAACAGACGGATGTTGTCGAAAGGGGGTGGAAGGTCGCTCACCACTTTTTCTATTGCCCGGTGATCGGTGACGTCCAGTGGGGCGACATGCACAGGCACCGTGTCGCCGAGCGCCTGGCGCA
It contains:
- a CDS encoding SDR family NAD(P)-dependent oxidoreductase, with translation MGCQWHEVASRLSITPYGAFIMHEATSIAFITGATSGIGQACAHRFAAAGWGLVLTGRRESRLEALRQALGDTVPVHVAPLDVTDHRAIEKVVSDLPPPFDNIRLLLNNAGVALGKGPAQEADLEDWHAMIDTNVKGLVSVTRLLLPRLIAHGEGATLRPSSAMYMSLLPG